The Yoonia sp. SS1-5 genome contains a region encoding:
- a CDS encoding protein phosphatase 2C domain-containing protein: MWRSPEPRFDVASAICQGGRDYQEDAIVTDFPFGADSGVVVLADGMGGHAAGDVASKIVVTEVYSELKFQSANFTDFENEIPQYLTSAAVNANNVVREHVKENPDTRGMGATLVSLVLIENRMFWMSIGDSPLYHFRAGKMQQLNEDHSMAPQIDFMVKQGLLDPAAGKNHPDRNCLTSVILGDRVAKSDCPRTPFELQVGDIVVVSSDGLQYLEEPHIQKILHRYRRRKSAEICGHLLEAIEALGDPDQDNCTFSVIKLNHNKPVIRAIRAKPAGQIDTHGSNITRVVDMDKKDAIVTPDGMKPRNPEAARVKDLQLPPTVKEVAPLKSVDGKTDAKSQSPKGAGKKKEVEEATPPAKLAAGGK, encoded by the coding sequence ATGTGGCGATCGCCTGAACCACGTTTTGACGTCGCGTCAGCGATTTGTCAGGGCGGTAGAGACTATCAAGAGGACGCAATTGTCACCGACTTCCCGTTTGGGGCGGACAGTGGTGTTGTGGTTCTTGCAGACGGCATGGGCGGTCACGCCGCTGGTGATGTCGCCAGCAAGATCGTCGTGACCGAAGTGTATAGTGAGCTGAAATTCCAAAGTGCGAATTTCACGGATTTCGAAAATGAGATCCCGCAATATCTGACCTCTGCGGCTGTGAACGCCAACAATGTTGTGCGCGAACACGTCAAAGAGAACCCGGATACACGCGGAATGGGGGCTACTCTGGTGTCCCTGGTCCTGATCGAAAACCGGATGTTCTGGATGTCGATTGGTGACAGCCCGCTTTATCATTTCCGTGCCGGAAAGATGCAGCAGCTGAACGAAGACCATTCGATGGCGCCGCAGATCGACTTTATGGTCAAGCAAGGTTTGCTGGACCCGGCTGCCGGCAAAAACCATCCGGATCGCAACTGCCTGACCTCGGTCATCCTTGGCGATCGCGTGGCGAAATCGGATTGTCCCCGGACACCGTTTGAGCTGCAGGTTGGTGATATCGTTGTCGTTTCGTCTGACGGCCTGCAATATCTCGAAGAGCCGCATATCCAGAAGATCCTGCACCGGTATCGCCGTCGCAAGAGCGCCGAAATCTGCGGTCACCTTCTCGAGGCAATCGAGGCGCTGGGTGATCCTGATCAGGACAACTGCACGTTCTCTGTGATCAAGCTGAACCACAACAAGCCGGTGATCCGCGCGATCCGCGCCAAGCCTGCAGGTCAGATTGATACGCACGGGTCGAACATCACGCGTGTTGTCGATATGGACAAGAAAGACGCGATTGTGACTCCCGACGGTATGAAGCCGCGCAACCCCGAAGCGGCCCGCGTCAAGGATTTGCAACTGCCGCCGACCGTCAAAGAGGTCGCGCCGTTGAAGTCCGTAGATGGCAAGACTGACGCGAAATCGCAGTCGCCAAAAGGCGCTGGCAAGAAAAAGGAGGTTGAAGAGGCAACGCCGCCGGCTAAGTTAGCCGCCGGAGGTAAGTAA
- a CDS encoding ExeM/NucH family extracellular endonuclease: protein MTFYRPNFQFGTFGDDVLTGTDDRDFIFSFFGDDDISTGAGNDRIIAGFGDDLVTGGAGDDYINGGFGFDIARYAGGIADYDIQMGYGWFGRTTVTSTTAVDDAGRDRLVGVEALYFAADDYTLFIDGTNNAVLAEDDDGFSLPENNLLAINTFGLLQNDRDFDGDTLTIISVSETSASGVPVALNGETISYTPGTQFDSLQAGEFAVDTFTYVVDDGKGGTDTAVVSITIEGTNDAPVLTVDNATVAENQADVIANISATDVDSDFLIFSLGGVDASLFEFDATGTLRFILAPDFEAPADDGADNIYNLTITVTDEQGASTSEDITVTVTDVDEVPPVVARINEFHYDNVGTDVGEFVEIRTNTGDDVSALLLEFYNGSNGSVYRTATIDAATMTTDGTYDYYLINLPSNGIQNGAPDGLALSNGGTLIEFLSYEGSLTAVGGAADGESSTDIGVAEAGDTTVGFSLQRDEDGNWAAPALNTAGAANVPAPIALDARINEFHYDNDGGDVGEFIEIRTNAGADASGVGITLYNGANGAPYDTLDLSDAVQSSDGTYDYYVWNLPANGLQNGSPDGIALSDGDGLVEFLSYEGTLTAIGGVADGQTSVDIGVEESGATPIGDSLQRNDAGAWAEAGPNTAGAANAFVAGPTSARINEFHYDDDGADDNEFVEIRVNAGEDVSLLSVDLYNGNGGASYQSFAVSSLPRTTDGTYDYYVFEGSVQNGPDGIALSNDGVVVEFLSYEGEITATDGPANGQTSVDIGVAEAGDQAEGLSLQRNDDGSWGAARAATSGAANDEVVDPPATDALISAIQGSGAESALVGQSVNVEAVVTHVVSNGYYLQEEDSDADADAATSEGIFVFTGAAAMVAVGNQVQVTGEVQERFGQTQLTNVTSPVIVMDMVATPTAAEVLLSPDAAPDFEAVEGMLITVSSGKPDPLIVIENFNFDRFGQIVISAGAQTQATQLFDAQTEADEIAALQEANQINRLILDDGDSSQNPDQFEFVPGGPGDNGNGFLDAGDDFGDAGSTLRLGTELTDDVTGVLSFAFGDYQLIVTETLDIDESTNSGARQDTPDDVGGDLQVASVNVLNYFATIDEAGAGSGPNNLDPRGADTLDELGRQTEKLVAAITGTGAEVFALQEIENGGFGATSAIATLVGALNIEAAASGSGASYAFADPTADAGFIGTDAITTGVIYDQNAVRLIHSETLVYVEQSAQTTFDLANVLDTALGTDRVGDFQRNRPSVAATFEDLETGEIFTVVSSHFKSKGPSGLDRLAEAAQDALDAGTATGFTQADVDALVADPNFDQGDGQGFWNQVRLDASIELGDWIANGYNGGGTTNYVLLGDLNAYAKEDPVQHLAEDAGLVDLIDREIGQDEAYSFVFDGQRGTLDQGLADAELAAFVTGATEWHINADEPDLLNYDTSFKNSAFYNDGVYGASDHDPLIIGLDFDGPDPLLG, encoded by the coding sequence GGATGACTACATCAACGGTGGTTTCGGATTTGACATCGCCCGATACGCGGGCGGCATCGCGGACTATGACATCCAGATGGGCTATGGCTGGTTTGGCCGGACGACGGTTACGTCCACCACGGCGGTTGATGATGCCGGGCGTGACAGGTTAGTCGGCGTCGAGGCGCTCTATTTCGCGGCGGATGATTATACGTTGTTCATTGACGGCACCAACAATGCTGTGCTGGCCGAGGATGATGACGGGTTCAGCCTGCCTGAAAACAATCTGCTGGCGATCAACACGTTTGGCCTGCTGCAGAATGACCGGGATTTTGACGGGGATACCCTGACCATCATCAGCGTGTCCGAGACAAGCGCATCCGGCGTGCCCGTGGCTTTGAACGGCGAAACGATCAGCTACACCCCCGGGACGCAGTTTGACAGTCTTCAGGCTGGCGAGTTTGCGGTCGATACATTCACCTATGTTGTTGATGACGGCAAAGGCGGGACAGACACCGCCGTGGTCAGCATCACCATCGAAGGGACAAATGATGCGCCTGTGCTCACAGTCGACAACGCGACCGTCGCCGAGAATCAGGCCGACGTCATCGCAAACATCAGCGCCACGGATGTTGACAGCGACTTTCTGATCTTTTCGCTTGGCGGCGTTGATGCCAGCCTGTTCGAATTTGACGCAACAGGCACCCTGCGCTTTATCCTGGCCCCCGATTTTGAAGCGCCCGCCGACGATGGCGCCGACAATATCTACAACCTGACAATCACCGTCACGGACGAACAGGGTGCAAGCACCAGCGAAGATATCACCGTGACCGTCACAGATGTAGATGAAGTGCCGCCCGTAGTCGCCCGGATCAACGAATTCCATTACGACAATGTCGGCACAGATGTGGGTGAATTCGTCGAGATACGGACAAATACCGGGGATGATGTCAGCGCCCTGCTGTTGGAATTCTACAATGGATCGAATGGTTCGGTCTATCGCACGGCGACGATTGACGCTGCGACCATGACCACTGACGGGACCTATGATTACTATCTGATCAACCTGCCCAGCAACGGTATCCAGAATGGCGCCCCTGACGGCCTGGCCCTGTCGAATGGCGGAACCCTGATCGAATTCCTCAGCTATGAGGGTAGCCTGACCGCAGTTGGCGGCGCCGCAGATGGCGAAAGTTCGACCGATATTGGCGTGGCAGAGGCCGGCGATACGACAGTTGGCTTCTCGCTGCAGCGCGACGAGGATGGCAATTGGGCCGCGCCCGCGTTGAACACCGCCGGTGCGGCCAATGTCCCTGCCCCCATCGCCCTGGACGCCCGGATCAACGAGTTTCACTATGACAATGACGGGGGCGATGTCGGTGAGTTCATCGAAATCCGCACCAATGCAGGGGCAGATGCCAGCGGCGTCGGAATAACGCTTTATAACGGGGCCAATGGCGCGCCCTACGACACACTCGATCTGTCCGACGCTGTACAGTCGAGCGATGGAACCTACGACTACTACGTCTGGAACCTGCCAGCCAATGGCTTGCAGAATGGCAGCCCGGACGGGATTGCCTTGTCTGATGGCGATGGGCTGGTCGAATTTCTCAGCTACGAGGGGACGCTGACCGCGATTGGGGGCGTGGCCGATGGTCAGACCTCGGTCGATATCGGCGTGGAAGAAAGCGGGGCAACGCCGATTGGCGACAGCCTGCAGCGCAACGATGCCGGTGCCTGGGCCGAGGCTGGGCCCAACACCGCGGGGGCCGCCAACGCATTTGTTGCAGGACCGACAAGCGCCCGGATCAACGAATTTCACTATGATGATGACGGGGCGGACGATAATGAATTTGTGGAAATCCGCGTCAATGCGGGCGAAGATGTCAGCCTGCTAAGCGTCGATCTGTACAACGGAAACGGCGGCGCGTCATATCAAAGCTTTGCGGTCAGCAGCCTGCCCCGGACAACGGATGGCACCTATGACTATTACGTCTTTGAAGGCAGTGTTCAGAACGGCCCTGATGGGATCGCATTGTCCAATGATGGGGTCGTGGTTGAATTCCTCAGCTACGAGGGGGAAATCACCGCAACCGACGGGCCAGCCAATGGACAAACCTCGGTCGATATCGGCGTGGCAGAGGCCGGCGATCAGGCAGAGGGGCTTTCACTGCAACGCAATGATGACGGCAGTTGGGGGGCCGCCCGCGCGGCGACATCCGGCGCCGCCAATGATGAGGTTGTCGATCCACCCGCGACCGACGCCCTGATCAGCGCCATTCAAGGCAGTGGTGCGGAATCCGCGCTGGTGGGCCAGTCGGTCAATGTTGAGGCGGTCGTCACGCATGTGGTGTCCAACGGCTACTACCTGCAAGAGGAAGACAGCGATGCAGACGCCGACGCCGCCACGTCAGAGGGCATTTTTGTCTTTACCGGGGCGGCAGCCATGGTTGCGGTCGGCAATCAGGTTCAGGTGACGGGCGAGGTGCAGGAACGGTTTGGCCAGACGCAACTTACCAATGTGACCAGCCCGGTTATTGTCATGGACATGGTCGCGACACCCACGGCAGCAGAGGTGCTGTTATCCCCCGACGCAGCACCCGATTTTGAAGCGGTCGAAGGGATGCTGATCACTGTCTCCAGCGGTAAGCCTGATCCGTTGATCGTGATCGAGAACTTCAATTTTGACCGTTTCGGGCAGATTGTCATCAGCGCCGGCGCGCAGACGCAGGCAACACAGCTCTTTGATGCGCAGACCGAGGCCGATGAAATCGCAGCCCTGCAAGAGGCGAACCAGATCAACCGGTTGATCCTTGATGACGGCGATAGCAGCCAGAATCCGGACCAGTTTGAATTTGTACCCGGTGGACCCGGCGACAACGGCAATGGGTTTCTTGACGCAGGCGATGATTTTGGCGATGCGGGATCGACGCTGCGTTTGGGCACCGAACTGACGGATGATGTCACCGGCGTTCTGTCCTTTGCGTTTGGCGATTACCAACTGATCGTGACCGAAACGCTGGATATTGATGAAAGCACCAATAGCGGGGCGCGTCAGGATACGCCGGATGATGTGGGCGGTGACCTGCAGGTCGCAAGCGTGAACGTCCTGAACTATTTTGCGACTATTGATGAAGCCGGTGCAGGATCAGGGCCGAACAACCTTGACCCGCGCGGGGCGGATACGCTGGACGAACTGGGGCGGCAGACCGAAAAACTGGTCGCGGCCATCACCGGAACCGGGGCCGAAGTGTTTGCCCTGCAAGAGATCGAGAATGGCGGCTTTGGCGCCACGTCTGCAATCGCAACCCTTGTCGGGGCTTTGAATATCGAGGCTGCGGCATCCGGATCCGGCGCATCCTACGCCTTTGCGGACCCGACGGCGGATGCAGGTTTCATTGGGACCGATGCGATCACGACCGGGGTCATCTACGATCAGAACGCTGTGCGGCTGATACATTCGGAAACACTGGTCTACGTGGAACAATCCGCGCAAACGACGTTTGATCTGGCAAATGTGCTGGATACCGCGCTGGGCACTGACCGGGTTGGTGACTTCCAACGCAATAGACCCTCTGTCGCGGCAACGTTTGAAGATCTTGAAACAGGCGAGATCTTTACCGTGGTGTCATCACACTTCAAATCCAAAGGACCAAGCGGGCTTGATCGGTTGGCAGAAGCGGCGCAAGACGCGCTTGACGCAGGAACGGCAACCGGGTTCACGCAGGCCGACGTGGATGCGCTTGTCGCCGACCCGAACTTTGATCAGGGCGATGGGCAGGGTTTCTGGAACCAGGTCCGGCTGGATGCATCCATCGAACTGGGTGACTGGATCGCGAATGGCTACAATGGGGGCGGCACCACGAACTATGTGCTGCTTGGTGACCTGAATGCCTATGCCAAGGAAGATCCGGTCCAGCACCTTGCAGAGGATGCAGGTCTTGTCGATCTGATCGACCGCGAAATCGGGCAGGACGAGGCGTATAGCTTTGTCTTTGACGGGCAGCGCGGCACGTTGGATCAGGGGCTCGCCGATGCGGAATTGGCGGCCTTTGTCACCGGCGCGACCGAATGGCATATCAACGCAGACGAGCCTGATCTGCTGAACTATGATACCTCATTCAAGAACTCCGCCTTCTACAATGACGGGGTCTATGGCGCATCGGATCATGATCCATTGATCATCGGCCTGGACTTTGACGGGCCAGATCCATTGCTAGGCTAG
- a CDS encoding dynamin family protein, translated as MSERRKPRIALMGEFSAGKSTLSNLLLGARPLPEKVTATRLSPVWMSYGNAQPYREDVDGHAEAISLDHLEGIPVEETRVIRLFMECDVLDVCDLIDFPGISDPNMSSEVWERVLPEIDAVIWCTHATQAWRQSEAAVWETMPQSVRENSILLITRYDKLTTDKDRRRVFKRVRRETEGQFGGTFPISLLQALEAGDDYEKWDGSGAGPFVEHLIETLQKLSDLAARSPEPLYNIADGQAVPEHVAAPVVPRRVQRSSDTEQPKRVRPAAASSNGNS; from the coding sequence ATGAGCGAACGGCGCAAACCCCGGATCGCCCTGATGGGCGAATTCAGCGCGGGCAAAAGCACCTTGTCAAACCTGCTGCTTGGCGCCCGACCGCTGCCCGAAAAGGTGACCGCCACACGCCTTTCGCCGGTGTGGATGTCCTATGGCAACGCCCAACCCTACCGCGAAGATGTCGACGGTCATGCCGAGGCTATCTCGCTTGATCACCTCGAAGGGATCCCGGTCGAGGAAACCCGGGTTATCCGGCTTTTCATGGAATGCGACGTTCTGGATGTTTGCGACCTGATCGACTTTCCGGGCATCTCTGATCCCAACATGTCATCAGAGGTCTGGGAACGTGTCCTGCCCGAGATTGACGCCGTGATCTGGTGCACCCATGCGACCCAAGCCTGGCGCCAATCCGAGGCTGCGGTGTGGGAAACAATGCCGCAATCGGTTCGCGAGAATTCCATCCTGCTGATCACCCGTTACGACAAGCTGACGACCGACAAGGACCGCCGCCGTGTCTTCAAGCGGGTACGCCGCGAGACCGAAGGACAGTTCGGCGGCACGTTCCCGATTTCACTGCTTCAGGCGCTGGAGGCGGGGGATGATTACGAAAAGTGGGATGGCAGCGGGGCTGGCCCGTTTGTCGAACATTTGATCGAAACGCTGCAAAAGCTGTCCGATCTTGCGGCCCGCAGCCCAGAGCCGCTGTATAACATTGCCGACGGTCAGGCTGTCCCCGAACATGTGGCCGCCCCGGTTGTTCCGCGTCGTGTGCAACGGTCCAGCGACACAGAGCAGCCCAAGCGGGTGCGCCCGGCGGCTGCCTCTTCAAATGGCAACAGCTGA
- a CDS encoding FHA domain-containing protein encodes MKFLLALFGRKDRNAGRSDAETLEQSYRDTIGSIVEDENGDAGVSDMLTNINSKVNAGDGGAAGGVNIWDMEDGSTELPTEVPDLPSAGAADAASAAMRSPARARRTKTRLIGFDKSDGDVVDIFNDAPKSAPAQRSKFPVGWIVVSEGPGRGESFSLFAGMSQIGRGEDQAVQLDFGDNSISRTNHAAIVYDPEAKEFTLGHGGKSNIVRLNDKPLISNETLKTGDVMRIGETVLRFVALCDENFSWTEDSADGEDDEDVAIA; translated from the coding sequence ATGAAATTTCTTCTTGCTCTATTCGGTAGAAAAGACAGAAACGCTGGCCGATCTGATGCGGAAACGCTCGAACAGTCCTATCGGGACACAATCGGTTCGATCGTCGAGGATGAGAATGGCGATGCCGGGGTCAGCGATATGCTCACCAACATCAATAGCAAGGTAAATGCTGGTGATGGCGGCGCGGCCGGTGGTGTGAACATCTGGGACATGGAAGACGGCTCGACCGAGCTGCCAACCGAAGTGCCGGATCTGCCTTCCGCAGGTGCAGCTGACGCTGCCAGCGCCGCAATGCGGTCGCCAGCACGTGCCCGCCGGACCAAGACCCGGTTGATCGGCTTTGACAAGTCCGACGGCGATGTTGTGGACATCTTCAACGATGCGCCCAAATCCGCCCCGGCACAACGGTCCAAGTTCCCAGTGGGCTGGATCGTGGTTTCCGAAGGTCCGGGCCGCGGCGAAAGCTTTTCGCTGTTTGCTGGAATGTCCCAGATTGGCCGTGGCGAAGATCAGGCTGTGCAGCTTGATTTTGGCGACAACTCTATTTCGCGCACAAACCATGCGGCGATCGTCTATGACCCAGAAGCAAAGGAATTCACGCTGGGCCATGGCGGCAAGTCGAATATTGTGCGCCTGAACGACAAGCCTTTGATCAGCAACGAGACGCTGAAAACGGGTGACGTCATGCGTATTGGTGAGACGGTTCTGCGCTTCGTAGCCCTCTGTGATGAAAATTTCAGCTGGACAGAAGACAGTGCAGACGGGGAGGATGATGAAGATGTGGCGATCGCCTGA
- a CDS encoding dynamin family protein codes for MEELTKGDGYKVPAAHHPFMRLGLEKLEEFHDEIKDLEATLGDVVKLGSNDTEKKSAKLIKSLRAFEPSITMIGQIKSGKTSLVNAMIGRPDLLPADVNPWTSVVTSLHLNAPLPLDAPTATFQFFSQGEWDHLVENGGRIGELSSRAGADEELEKVREQIAEMREKTKARLGRKFELLLGQKHNYAELTDELVERYVCMGDDFEDLDEEDQQGQFADITKSADLYLSAPAIPMPFCLRDTPGVNDTFMMREQITINALRESRICVVVLSAHQALSSMDMGLIRLISNVKAREVVIFVNRIDELSNPADQVPEIRDSILQTLADNNGPENPEVIFGSAYWANIALSEDLNEIVSDSAEALYNWAEVALDSKTAGMETNELVWHLSGVPALYKALADRIAEGPGAEILTSSRKRALNLVSGVRASNSVVSMRLDGDNVDVMPHGELVTHLDKLEADNLALLNERLDIVFQQFGSRVDQSHKRFLDRALESLLQHLETNGEDQVWQYSPDGLRMLLRTSYQVMRRNVSSTCDQVFQVASTELAETYRTAFGVDVENFTITPPAAPEIPAPVSLGQTIALDLQTSWWKGWWKRRKGYRAFASGFYDLIEAETAPIVDELKVRQANGIRQMAERELTDFMAEQRALLTDISEKSNIGVDDLENIFGIKAQQEREELFDYIFEELSHGAAIDGSAA; via the coding sequence ATGGAAGAGCTGACAAAAGGGGACGGCTACAAAGTCCCGGCAGCGCACCACCCATTCATGCGACTCGGCCTCGAAAAGCTGGAAGAGTTTCATGACGAGATCAAGGACCTCGAGGCCACTCTCGGGGATGTCGTCAAGCTGGGCAGCAACGACACCGAGAAGAAATCTGCCAAATTAATCAAATCCTTAAGGGCTTTTGAGCCAAGCATCACGATGATTGGCCAGATCAAGTCTGGCAAGACGTCACTGGTCAACGCAATGATCGGTCGGCCTGATTTGCTGCCTGCGGATGTGAACCCGTGGACATCGGTTGTGACCTCGCTGCATCTGAATGCGCCCTTGCCGCTGGATGCGCCGACGGCCACGTTCCAGTTCTTTAGCCAGGGCGAATGGGACCACCTTGTCGAGAATGGCGGCCGAATCGGTGAACTGTCGTCGCGCGCCGGCGCTGATGAGGAGCTTGAGAAAGTCCGCGAGCAGATCGCAGAGATGCGTGAAAAGACAAAGGCCCGACTGGGGCGCAAGTTTGAACTGCTGCTGGGTCAGAAACACAATTACGCCGAACTCACTGACGAGCTGGTGGAACGCTACGTCTGCATGGGCGATGATTTTGAGGACCTCGACGAAGAGGATCAGCAGGGTCAGTTCGCCGATATCACCAAATCGGCCGATCTGTATCTGTCCGCCCCGGCCATCCCGATGCCGTTCTGCCTGCGTGACACCCCCGGCGTGAACGATACCTTCATGATGCGCGAGCAGATCACCATCAACGCATTGCGCGAAAGCCGCATCTGTGTGGTTGTGCTGTCAGCGCATCAGGCGTTGAGCTCTATGGATATGGGCCTGATCCGGTTGATATCGAACGTAAAGGCCCGCGAGGTTGTGATTTTCGTGAACCGGATCGACGAATTGTCGAACCCCGCTGATCAGGTGCCCGAAATTCGCGACAGCATTTTGCAGACCCTTGCGGACAATAACGGCCCCGAAAACCCCGAAGTTATCTTTGGCAGTGCGTATTGGGCGAATATCGCTTTGTCTGAAGATCTCAACGAAATCGTGTCCGACAGTGCCGAGGCCTTGTATAACTGGGCTGAAGTGGCGCTGGATTCCAAGACTGCCGGCATGGAAACGAACGAGCTTGTCTGGCATCTGTCAGGGGTTCCCGCACTCTACAAGGCGTTGGCCGACCGGATTGCCGAAGGGCCGGGTGCGGAAATTCTGACATCCTCGCGCAAGCGTGCCTTGAACCTTGTCAGCGGTGTGCGCGCGTCGAACTCTGTCGTGTCCATGCGTCTGGACGGCGACAATGTCGATGTGATGCCGCATGGCGAACTGGTGACACATCTCGATAAGCTTGAGGCCGACAATCTGGCGCTGCTGAACGAACGGCTGGACATCGTTTTCCAGCAGTTCGGGTCGCGGGTTGACCAATCGCACAAACGTTTCCTGGATCGTGCACTGGAATCCCTGCTGCAGCATCTGGAAACCAATGGTGAAGATCAGGTCTGGCAATATAGCCCTGACGGGCTGCGGATGTTGCTGCGGACCAGCTATCAGGTCATGCGCCGCAATGTATCGTCGACCTGTGATCAGGTGTTTCAGGTCGCATCCACCGAACTGGCGGAAACCTACCGGACAGCGTTTGGTGTCGATGTTGAGAACTTCACGATCACACCGCCTGCGGCGCCGGAAATTCCTGCGCCTGTATCGCTTGGGCAGACCATCGCGCTTGATCTGCAGACATCCTGGTGGAAGGGCTGGTGGAAACGCCGCAAGGGCTACCGCGCCTTTGCAAGTGGCTTTTATGACCTGATCGAGGCTGAAACCGCCCCTATCGTGGATGAACTGAAAGTCAGGCAAGCCAACGGTATTCGGCAAATGGCCGAGCGCGAGTTGACAGATTTCATGGCCGAACAGCGCGCCTTGCTGACCGATATCAGCGAGAAATCGAATATTGGTGTTGATGACCTCGAGAATATCTTTGGCATCAAGGCCCAGCAAGAACGCGAAGAGCTGTTTGACTACATCTTCGAAGAGCTGAGCCATGGCGCCGCCATCGACGGATCAGCCGCATGA